The Thalassotalea sp. HSM 43 genome window below encodes:
- the carB gene encoding carbamoyl-phosphate synthase large subunit: MPKRTDIKSILILGAGPIVIGQACEFDYSGAQACKALREEGYRVILVNSNPATIMTDPEMADATYIEPIHWEVVRKIIEKERPDAVLPTMGGQTALNCALELESKGVLAEFDVEMIGATADAIDKAEDRSRFDKAMKSIGLETPRAEIVHSMDEAIATSERIGFPCIIRPSFTMGGTGGGIAYNREEFETICTRGLDLSPTNELLIDESLIGWKEYEMEVVRDKNDNCIIICSIENFDPMGIHTGDSITVAPAQTLTDKEYQIMRNASLAVLREIGVETGGSNVQFGVCPDTGRMVIIEMNPRVSRSSALASKATGFPIAKIAAKLAVGYTLDELSNDITGGATPASFEPTIDYVVTKIPRFNFEKFAGSEDRLTTQMKSVGEVMAIGRNQQESMQKALRGLEVGMNGFDPMVDVAKPGAKTKIMHELQEAGSDRIWYVADGFRLGLTVDDIFRLTKIDRWFLVQIEDIVLEEKKVFEGGLSSLTPDVLRRLKRKGFSDKRLADIIGVAETEIRRKRVAGEIFPVYKRVDTCAAEFSSDTAYMYSTYDEECEANPSDREKIMIIGGGPNRIGQGIEFDYCCVHAALALREDGYETIMVNCNPETVSTDYDTSDRLYFEPITLEDVLEIVRVEKPKGVIVQYGGQTPLKLARALEAAGVPIIGTSPDAIDRAEDRERFQAAVDRLGLLQPENATVTSQEEAVARSKEIGFPLVVRPSYVLGGRAMEIVYDEDDLRRYMNEAVSVSNEAPVLLDRFLDDAIEFDIDVICDGEQVVFGGVMQHIEQAGVHSGDSACSLPPYSISDEIQQVMRDQVEALAFELGVIGLMNTQMAVKGDKVYLIEVNPRAARTVPFVSKATSVPLAKVAARVMAGKSLKEQGVEREIIPDYFSVKEVVIPFNKFHGADPLIGPEMRSTGEVMGTGDTFEEAYAKANLGAGEILPKTGRALISVRNSDKERVVDLARQLIDLGFSLDATHGTAVILGEADIPVRLVNKVHEGRPHIVDRIKNGEYSYIINTTEGRKAIEDSKEIRGSALRYKVTYTTTLNAAFAACMAHAADDRNSVNSIQELHKRCK, encoded by the coding sequence ATGCCAAAACGTACTGACATAAAAAGTATTCTTATTTTAGGCGCCGGCCCGATCGTTATTGGTCAGGCTTGTGAATTTGACTATTCAGGCGCGCAAGCGTGTAAAGCGCTACGTGAAGAAGGTTATCGAGTTATCTTGGTTAACTCGAATCCTGCGACGATCATGACTGACCCTGAAATGGCAGATGCCACCTACATTGAACCAATTCATTGGGAAGTTGTGCGTAAGATCATCGAAAAAGAGCGTCCTGATGCGGTACTACCTACCATGGGTGGTCAAACCGCATTGAACTGTGCACTCGAGCTTGAAAGCAAAGGTGTGCTAGCGGAATTCGACGTTGAGATGATTGGTGCGACAGCTGATGCCATTGATAAAGCGGAAGATCGTTCGCGCTTTGATAAAGCGATGAAGAGTATTGGTCTTGAAACACCACGTGCTGAGATTGTTCACTCTATGGATGAAGCCATAGCAACCAGTGAACGCATCGGTTTCCCATGTATTATTCGTCCATCATTTACTATGGGTGGTACCGGTGGTGGTATCGCTTATAACCGTGAAGAATTTGAAACCATTTGTACACGTGGTTTAGACCTTTCACCAACTAACGAGTTGTTGATTGATGAGTCTTTGATTGGTTGGAAAGAATACGAAATGGAAGTTGTTCGTGACAAAAACGACAACTGTATCATTATCTGTTCAATTGAAAACTTTGACCCTATGGGTATCCATACCGGTGACTCGATTACCGTTGCGCCGGCACAAACCTTGACCGATAAAGAATACCAAATCATGCGTAACGCATCGCTTGCAGTTCTGCGTGAGATTGGTGTTGAAACCGGTGGTTCAAATGTGCAATTTGGTGTGTGTCCTGATACCGGTCGTATGGTTATCATCGAAATGAACCCGCGTGTATCTCGTTCTTCGGCGCTAGCGTCAAAAGCAACCGGCTTCCCGATTGCAAAAATCGCTGCCAAACTTGCCGTTGGTTACACCTTAGATGAGTTAAGCAACGACATCACTGGCGGCGCAACGCCAGCATCGTTCGAGCCAACCATTGATTACGTTGTGACTAAGATCCCTCGTTTTAACTTTGAGAAGTTTGCCGGTTCAGAAGATCGCTTAACCACACAGATGAAATCTGTTGGTGAAGTTATGGCCATCGGTCGTAACCAACAAGAATCAATGCAAAAAGCATTGCGTGGTCTTGAAGTCGGTATGAACGGTTTCGACCCTATGGTTGACGTTGCCAAGCCAGGCGCGAAAACCAAAATCATGCACGAGTTGCAAGAAGCAGGCTCTGATCGCATCTGGTACGTTGCCGACGGCTTCCGCCTAGGTCTAACGGTTGACGATATTTTCCGTCTAACCAAAATCGATCGTTGGTTCCTTGTACAGATTGAAGACATTGTACTAGAAGAGAAAAAAGTATTTGAAGGCGGTTTATCGTCTCTAACACCTGACGTATTGCGTCGTCTTAAGCGTAAAGGTTTCTCTGATAAGCGCTTAGCGGACATCATCGGTGTTGCTGAGACTGAAATTCGTCGTAAGCGTGTTGCTGGTGAAATCTTCCCAGTGTACAAGCGCGTTGATACGTGTGCTGCAGAATTCAGTTCAGATACTGCCTACATGTATTCAACTTACGATGAAGAATGTGAAGCAAACCCGTCTGATCGTGAAAAAATCATGATCATTGGTGGTGGTCCTAACCGCATCGGTCAAGGTATCGAGTTCGATTATTGTTGTGTACACGCGGCATTAGCGTTACGTGAAGACGGCTACGAGACCATCATGGTTAACTGTAACCCTGAAACGGTTTCTACCGATTACGATACATCTGATCGTTTGTACTTCGAACCGATTACACTTGAAGACGTATTGGAAATTGTTCGTGTTGAGAAGCCAAAAGGCGTTATCGTGCAATACGGTGGTCAAACACCACTGAAACTAGCCCGTGCATTAGAAGCTGCAGGTGTGCCAATTATTGGTACGTCTCCAGACGCTATCGACCGTGCAGAAGACCGTGAGCGATTCCAAGCAGCGGTTGACCGTTTAGGTTTACTACAACCAGAAAATGCCACGGTTACCTCGCAAGAAGAAGCGGTAGCCCGTTCGAAAGAAATTGGCTTCCCATTGGTTGTTCGTCCATCGTATGTATTGGGTGGTCGTGCGATGGAAATCGTTTATGATGAAGACGATTTACGTCGCTACATGAACGAAGCCGTAAGCGTATCAAATGAAGCACCAGTATTGCTTGACCGTTTCCTTGATGACGCGATTGAATTTGATATCGATGTTATTTGTGACGGTGAGCAAGTTGTGTTTGGTGGTGTTATGCAGCACATCGAACAAGCCGGTGTTCACTCTGGTGATTCAGCCTGTTCATTGCCGCCGTATAGCATCAGCGATGAAATTCAACAAGTAATGCGTGATCAAGTGGAAGCATTAGCGTTTGAACTTGGTGTTATCGGTTTGATGAATACGCAAATGGCGGTTAAAGGCGATAAGGTTTACTTAATCGAAGTTAACCCTCGCGCAGCTCGTACAGTACCATTTGTATCGAAAGCGACCAGTGTTCCGTTAGCAAAAGTTGCGGCTCGAGTAATGGCGGGTAAGTCATTGAAAGAGCAAGGCGTTGAACGTGAAATTATCCCGGATTACTTCTCTGTTAAAGAGGTTGTTATTCCGTTTAATAAGTTCCACGGTGCTGACCCGCTTATTGGTCCAGAAATGCGTTCAACGGGTGAAGTTATGGGTACCGGTGATACCTTTGAAGAAGCTTACGCAAAAGCAAACTTAGGTGCTGGTGAAATACTTCCTAAAACAGGCCGAGCGTTAATTTCAGTGCGTAATTCAGACAAAGAGCGTGTTGTTGACTTAGCTCGTCAATTAATTGATTTGGGCTTTAGTTTGGATGCGACTCACGGTACTGCAGTTATTTTAGGCGAAGCTGACATTCCAGTGCGTTTAGTTAACAAAGTACACGAAGGTCGACCGCATATTGTTGATAGAATTAAAAATGGCGAGTACAGTTATATTATTAACACCACAGAAGGTCGCAAGGCGATCGAAGACTCGAAAGAGATCCGTGGTAGCGCACTTCGCTATAAAGTAACCTATACAACAACACTTAATGCGGCATTTGCAGCTTGTATGGCTCATGCGGCAGATGATAGAAACTCTGTGAATTCTATCCAGGAATTACATAAAAGGTGTAAATAA
- the carA gene encoding glutamine-hydrolyzing carbamoyl-phosphate synthase small subunit: MTKSAILVLEDGTVFKGTAIGAEGTSVGEVVFNTAMTGYQEILTDPSYAEQIVTLTYPHIGNVGANSEDEESGDIVAKGLVIRDLPLLTSNFRSEQSLTEYLVANNILGIADIDTRKLTRILREKGAQNGCIIAGDAIDENKALELAKDFPGLKGMDLAKVVSTKEVYEWTEGSWQLGKGHVTPEQFKYHVVAYDFGAKRNILRMLVDRGCKLTVVPAQTPAEEVLAMNPDGIFLSNGPGDPEPCDYAISAIKSFLETDIPVFGICLGHQLLGLASGANTVKMKFGHHGANHPVKDMDRDVVMITSQNHGFAVDEDTLPATLRATHKSLFDGSLQGIHRTDKPAFSFQGHPEASPGPHDAAPLFDHFIELIEQRK, from the coding sequence TTGACTAAATCTGCCATTTTGGTGCTCGAAGACGGCACCGTATTTAAAGGGACAGCCATCGGCGCTGAAGGTACTTCAGTGGGTGAGGTGGTTTTTAATACCGCTATGACCGGTTACCAGGAAATCCTAACTGACCCTTCTTATGCAGAACAGATAGTCACTTTGACATACCCGCATATTGGTAACGTCGGTGCTAACTCTGAAGACGAAGAGTCTGGTGACATCGTTGCAAAAGGGTTGGTTATTCGTGATCTACCATTGCTGACCAGCAACTTCCGTTCAGAGCAATCGCTCACGGAATACTTGGTTGCCAATAATATTTTGGGTATTGCAGACATCGATACACGCAAACTAACTCGCATCTTGCGTGAAAAGGGTGCTCAAAACGGTTGTATTATCGCCGGTGACGCCATCGATGAAAACAAAGCATTAGAACTTGCTAAAGACTTCCCAGGACTTAAGGGTATGGATTTAGCAAAAGTTGTAAGCACCAAAGAGGTCTATGAATGGACCGAAGGTAGCTGGCAGCTTGGTAAAGGCCATGTCACACCAGAGCAATTCAAGTATCACGTTGTCGCCTATGATTTTGGCGCCAAGCGTAACATCCTGCGCATGTTGGTTGACCGCGGCTGTAAACTTACCGTTGTTCCAGCACAAACGCCTGCAGAAGAGGTGTTAGCTATGAATCCAGATGGTATTTTCTTATCTAATGGCCCAGGTGACCCAGAGCCATGTGACTACGCAATCAGCGCCATTAAGTCATTCCTTGAAACCGACATTCCAGTATTTGGTATTTGTTTAGGCCACCAATTACTTGGTTTGGCAAGTGGTGCAAACACAGTGAAAATGAAGTTTGGTCATCACGGTGCGAACCATCCAGTTAAAGATATGGACAGAGATGTCGTTATGATTACCTCTCAAAACCATGGCTTTGCGGTAGACGAAGACACGTTACCAGCGACATTGAGAGCAACGCATAAATCATTGTTTGACGGTTCCTTACAAGGTATCCACCGTACAGACAAGCCGGCGTTTAGCTTCCAAGGACATCCTGAAGCAAGCCCTGGTCCGCACGATGCGGCACCACTGTTCGATCATTTCATCGAACTAATTGAACAACGCAAATAA
- the dapB gene encoding 4-hydroxy-tetrahydrodipicolinate reductase, whose translation MTKVAILGCGGRMGRNLLQAAIEHQSIELIGGTVRASSTLKGIDAGELCGLGLQHAPITDNIEDLLAADVFIDFTSIEATKQHVAWCNANNKAIVIGTTGFSDDEVAQLQQIGKDTAVVLAPNTSVGVNLLFKLLEMTAQIIGNETDIEIFEAHHRFKKDAPSGTAVKMGQVIADTLGRDLNKVAVYGREGITGERDKDTIGFATVRAGDIIGEHTAFFADLGERLEITHKATSRMTFALGAMRAASWLVNAEPGFYDMQDVLGLK comes from the coding sequence ATGACAAAAGTCGCTATTTTAGGATGTGGTGGCCGCATGGGCCGAAACTTGTTGCAAGCTGCGATTGAGCACCAATCAATTGAACTGATTGGTGGTACCGTTCGTGCTTCTTCAACCTTAAAAGGTATTGATGCTGGAGAGTTGTGCGGACTGGGCCTGCAACATGCGCCTATAACCGACAACATCGAGGATTTATTAGCGGCTGATGTGTTTATCGACTTTACTTCTATTGAAGCGACCAAACAGCACGTTGCTTGGTGTAACGCCAATAATAAAGCCATTGTTATCGGCACCACCGGTTTTAGTGATGATGAAGTCGCACAATTGCAGCAGATAGGTAAAGATACCGCCGTGGTATTGGCGCCAAACACCAGTGTTGGTGTTAACTTGCTGTTTAAGTTGTTGGAAATGACCGCACAAATTATTGGTAATGAAACCGATATTGAGATTTTTGAAGCACATCATCGCTTTAAAAAAGATGCGCCATCAGGCACCGCAGTAAAAATGGGCCAGGTCATCGCTGATACACTCGGACGCGATTTAAATAAAGTTGCGGTTTATGGCCGAGAAGGCATTACCGGTGAACGTGATAAAGACACGATAGGTTTTGCCACGGTTCGCGCCGGCGACATCATTGGTGAACATACGGCGTTTTTTGCGGATTTGGGTGAACGCCTTGAAATCACCCATAAAGCCACATCGCGTATGACCTTTGCGTTAGGTGCTATGCGCGCCGCGTCATGGCTAGTCAACGCTGAGCCTGGTTTTTATGATATGCAAGACGTGTTAGGGCTTAAATAG
- a CDS encoding FKBP-type peptidyl-prolyl cis-trans isomerase, with protein sequence MSEFTSIEQRVSYGVGRQLGDQLRNNPFKEFDVAAVQAGIADALADAASQVSQEDLQEAFTVVSQKLQEQEAAAAKEAAAEGEAYLADNAKRDEVTVTESGLQFEVLVEGDGEKPTAESNVRTHYHGTFIDGKVFDSSYDRGQPAEFPVQGVIAGWTEALQMMSVGSKWRLHVPYGLAYGERGSQGAIPPYATLVFDVELLAII encoded by the coding sequence ATGTCTGAATTTACTTCAATTGAACAACGCGTCAGTTACGGCGTGGGTCGCCAATTAGGTGACCAATTACGTAACAACCCATTTAAAGAATTCGATGTAGCTGCTGTACAAGCAGGTATTGCTGATGCTCTAGCGGATGCTGCTAGCCAGGTTTCTCAAGAAGACCTACAAGAAGCATTCACTGTCGTTTCTCAAAAACTTCAAGAGCAAGAAGCCGCAGCAGCAAAAGAAGCTGCAGCTGAAGGTGAAGCATACTTGGCCGACAACGCTAAGCGTGACGAAGTTACAGTTACTGAATCTGGTCTTCAATTTGAAGTATTAGTCGAAGGTGACGGTGAGAAGCCAACTGCAGAAAGCAACGTTCGTACACACTACCACGGTACGTTCATTGACGGTAAAGTATTTGACTCGTCATACGATCGCGGTCAACCAGCTGAATTCCCAGTACAAGGCGTTATCGCTGGCTGGACTGAAGCGCTACAAATGATGTCAGTAGGCTCTAAATGGCGTTTACACGTGCCATACGGCTTGGCATACGGTGAGCGTGGTTCGCAAGGTGCTATTCCTCCTTACGCGACCTTAGTTTTCGACGTAGAGTTGTTAGCTATCATCTAG
- a CDS encoding M48 family metallopeptidase — protein MNKQLKTIAIATTVFVTLVACTTSPTGRSQVLLRSSAELDKMGATSFEEMKKEVPISTDKAVNEFVHCVADFITPNVSSKTFEGEWEVVVFDSEQVNAFALPGGKIGVYTGILNVTDDADQLAAIIGHEVGHVIAQHSNERLSNNTISTGVIIAAGAAASKDQRVVAVAAAAAATQLFFQLPYSRTHESEADIIGQELMAQSGFDPRASVKLWQNMAKLSDGAPPEFLSTHPSHTTRINKLSEHLTVSEPMYAQRNVNPNCPKPVIPEPKKQEKPKQSEKG, from the coding sequence ATGAACAAACAACTTAAAACTATCGCGATTGCCACAACTGTCTTTGTGACGTTAGTGGCTTGTACAACATCACCTACAGGGCGCTCGCAGGTTTTGCTACGCTCAAGTGCCGAACTCGATAAAATGGGCGCGACTTCTTTTGAAGAAATGAAAAAAGAAGTGCCAATCTCGACAGATAAAGCGGTGAATGAATTTGTTCATTGCGTTGCCGATTTTATTACACCTAATGTTAGCAGCAAGACCTTCGAAGGTGAGTGGGAAGTCGTCGTATTCGATTCTGAACAGGTTAACGCTTTTGCCTTACCAGGCGGTAAAATTGGTGTCTATACGGGTATATTGAATGTCACCGATGATGCGGACCAACTGGCGGCTATTATTGGTCATGAGGTAGGGCATGTTATTGCTCAACATTCTAATGAGCGCTTGTCCAATAATACCATTAGCACCGGTGTCATTATTGCTGCGGGTGCTGCAGCGTCAAAAGATCAGCGTGTCGTAGCCGTTGCTGCCGCTGCCGCGGCCACACAATTGTTTTTCCAATTGCCCTATAGCCGTACTCATGAAAGTGAAGCGGATATCATCGGTCAGGAGCTGATGGCGCAATCTGGGTTTGACCCTCGGGCTAGTGTTAAACTGTGGCAAAATATGGCGAAGTTATCCGATGGCGCGCCGCCTGAGTTTTTGTCGACGCACCCATCACACACAACGCGAATTAATAAATTAAGCGAACATTTAACGGTGTCTGAGCCGATGTACGCGCAACGCAATGTTAACCCTAATTGCCCAAAGCCTGTGATCCCCGAACCGAAAAAACAGGAAAAGCCAAAGCAATCTGAGAAAGGTTAA